AATGGTAACTCTCCACAGGCAAGTTCTAAccacagggagaaaaaaaaaaacctaagcaaAAGGTAGAATTTGTAACCCAAAAACTACATCTTACTGCAAGAGGGAGAATTAGTGACAAACCAATTAATACGATGAAAAATCAGGTAAAAACAATCACATTTgctgtacattttgtgtgtgtgtgtatgtatatatatatatatatatatatatatatatatatatatatatatatatatatatatataaacagtattgaCTACACcctatatattacagtatttatcaatTATGGGAATAACATATGACAACTCCAAAAAGATCAATGACATGGGTTTAGAAaacttaataaaatgtaatggaATTATACACTGTATATTCAATTGctataaaacagtacattttacaatTCAAATATTCTATTTGTGAGGAAGCACAATTTTCTAAAAGTAGTATTTGCAATTTGATTCACATTACTGTTTTAGAAGTACTGTTAATCCCTTCAACACTAGTGtacttacaaatatttatttatttttgtacatatatTTGAAATTACATATAGAACATTTGCATGTTAAAAAGAACAAACTTGGGGCGTATCTACAAGAATAAAGTCAATTCAGAAATGAAAACCAATGTAATTACCATGATGCAGCTAAATACTGCCATACAAACACTAATTACACACCATTCCATATAATCTGCAAAGCATATTACCAGCTAACCAAACTGGGCTTTGAATTCCTGGTAGactcactaaacaaacaaaaaagaaaagccacAAAGAGGCAATAGTTGGATAGAGTACACAGTGAGAAGTTGTTCACATTTGTCGTTGTGTTTGCAGTTTATTGGTAGAAATCTGAACCTCAAGCACTTAACTAATCAATTTTACCACTATTTCTTGCATCACAATGTTAAGCTCCAGCAATGATATATATGGGCCAGTATCACAGTGGTGGAAGAGGATCAAGGTAAGTGCTAATGCAGCAGCCAGAATGGGGAAGcgcattttaaacaacatgtcaCATGACTTCAATAAAGGTTTAAAATGATGTCATTAACTCCACCTCCACAGACTTTTTTTGCCAACTGAACTTCAACAGTTGCACTCTGTACACAATTCAAATGGTTATATTGGTATTAATCTGTTTTAGAATTGCAATGGTTATATGCAGTTGAAACACTttgctgtaaatacattttttgcccTTGCAATCTTTTACATCATGGAACTGTTTTTGTCCAGGTGTCTCAGGAGTGAACACAATCAGCTGTTTAAGAAGTGGATAAAGAGACAAGTAGTGGAAGCCATGAACGTCTGCAAACATCCCAATTTGCAAATCAGATGGTCCCACACAGGAACTGTTAAGTTAAGCAGTATTGCCCCCTCAGTTTAGCTCttgtaacattgttttctttcaaacagaAGTCCATTCTGAGCTGGCAAAAACCTCTGGTACTTGCCCAAGGTGTTTGTGGGTTTAGTGGCTTGGATGCAAGGTGCCTGGAATTCATTCCACAACATACTACTCTTGTATACTGTAGTTTAAAGACTACTCTGCTACTGCAGTTGTTTGACGTAACAAGCAATGACTGATAACTGCAACTACTTGTGAAAACTTCAAACATTTTCTTGTCAAGAGGTTTGCTCATTCTCATCTCAGAAAAGCCAGCAGCATATATTTTTCAGATACTCAAAAAGACAGTTTGGCTTTAGCCTTAAATAGTTTAAAGACATGCAAGAAATAACCTCGGGTTGAGGTGAAGTTGCATCAGTGGATATGGGGAGCACCCACAGTTTTCTGGAAGTGTGCATCAAGGGCAACAACTTAGGCTTGGCCTATCAAATTGCCTACCATATATCTTCATGAAGCTCTATAAAACTAGAGCTTTATGTATTTAATCTATAAAAACATTTCTCTGCTTCCAAAACCAGCCAAAGGTAAAACGTCTCCCTCTACAGCTCAGGGGAAACAAACAGTTAAACAGCTTAATAGGTTTTGCATATTTATGTGGAAGAGTGTACTGCATTTGCTCTGTAGTTTCACAAACCAAATGGTTTCAAACAAGAAATAGCTTATATAGACTAATAGGTATCTGTGCAATTTTTTACTTGGCTGGTTATATTAGGAGAGAAGTTCTGCTCTTATGAGATCCATTTTTTTGTAGACAAGGCAAAGTGCTCCATTTATTCCTGTCCAAATCCCTCAGTTTCTTCAATGGCAAACAACAGTTTTTCTTTCAGCTGTTCATAGCTTTTGTAAGGTGGCAGATCCAATcggttaaaactaaaaaaagggggaaaaaaggaaCAATAGTCAGTGACAACTGAGTAGATATTCTTTCATAGCAGCTGATCAACTTCCAAATATGGATTTACCAAACCAGTACAGAGCTTATTCTCAACCATAAAGCAATTATCCAAAAATGAGATTTAACATGTGACATAGTCTCCTCCAGAAGGCTGAACAGGAGTCTTGCAGGATTGTGTGCCGTTCCTGCAGTGATATGGCTCACATCTAGGTCACTAAAGCAGGCAGAGGATTGCGGCAAGTGAGTGAGTGGTTCAGGTTCCTTCCACAGATCCTCAACTGGACTGTAGTGCCCTGATATGTATTACTGTGGTGTGGACATGATCTGCACCAACGTTCAGGTACacacaacattattcagcatacCAGTGGCATTAGTCTATCAGCATagactttaaaataaaagtactgcAAATTGATTTCCAAAACTTGTTGGGAACAGttgatacatttttacatttatttttgaaaacctttttttattcacGAGTAATTTGGCATATATaccagctatggccaaaagttttgccttaccctatagaattaactaatttcgctccataaaacctgctgaataatgttatattaacatattgaactgcataccgctttgtatttttccatatacttaatgaaaaactaacaattgaaaaatgtggcatttgaAAGTCTAACATAAAATATGGGTAACtatcatggcttccggtagacatttgcaatatcattttgtagtttctttgattacacgatattaaataaaatatctaaattatgttttttttttttttttttttttgtctcactcctaaaaattcaaggtgatgcaaaacgtctggtcagtcacattttttttttcagaaatgttataacagtttgtgtgaactctggagttcaagaagttgccaaaaaaaaaaatcacaaaagatACATATATAGGAAAGTTTTCGTGGTCCAATTATGCAGAAGTGATTGAATGGAATAGAGAGATGCAGTGGTTTGCAGGAGTATTCACcgccctgcaaagttttcacattttattggcacctgagcgtactccacgacgctttcaaaatagactttacatgtagaactacacaaactactccacgttgataaagttaaaaaaaaagtcaatttagaatataaataagtaagatttacagagaaaaaacagattaatcccagttgcataagtattcaacccctttgctaccgCAGATCTAAATcaagtgcaaatgatttgtttgaaaggtcacagaattagtgaaatggtttcagcctgtatgtactcaaagtggtttaacttgtatatAATTTCCCTCagttatataaagactttcaagctgcaactcacatagtgatccaacaaagcaaccatgaagaccaaggagctttcgaaacaagtcagggataaagtgtcAGAGAGGCacgagcaggagaagggtacaagaacatttcaaatccaattgaaaatttatggcgagacttgaagattgcagtccatcgacgatccccaacaaacctACCAGAACTGGAGCGATTTTGCCGTAAAAAataggcaaaaatgtcaccatcctactatgCAAAGCTAGTACCTATCTAAAAAGACTCactgcagtaattgctgcaaaaggtgcttctaccaagtactgacttaagtgTCTGAAAACTTATGCAACCAgtcaatttcattttgtacattttctttgcaagttttgctgacattcaACCTTCTCCTCTTAtatagtgttcagtttaaccactacagctttgaataaaaaaaagtttgttttaaaaactgcatacattatttgtaatacaacaaaatgtgaaaactttgcagggggtgaatacttctgcaaaccactgtgtgtgcttgtgtatcatatatacatacatatgagagagagagagagagagagagagagagagagagaggagagatcatTAGAAATGTATGTGGACTTACCATGTATGACTTCTTGGTAGCCATGTTTCTTTACCAACCTTTTCAATGCAGAACTTTTGAGGACCATTGCtccctatttaaaataaaacagcttgatGTAAGGGATATGGCTAATCAGATATGTGAAAAAGACCTGTATCATTGACATGTCCAAGGAGTTCTATTACAATGAAAATAAGAAGTCACCATTTTAAATTCTTTACAAGATACGAGCTGTTGAGTGGCGGAGGCagatttataaaaacatacaagcTCCCCTCACAGGGATGCCTCAATAGACAGTCACAAACCACCATGCATTTCACTCTTCTAAACCACCACCTCCACTGTCCGCCATCCAGCAGACTTGGTATATACTGCACTTAAAACTCCCATGGTATACAAAACAGCTTGTGTGCAAGAAAGTAAATACCTTGCATTTCATTGCAAAAAGCTCAGAATCATGTGGGTGCCTATACACTTCATACCAGTAATGGCTGTTTACTATGAAATTTAAACCATGAACACATCTGTTGAATAAAAACATACCCATGAGCTCAGCAAAGCCTCCAAGTGGTAATCTGCACGTTCCGGTAACAAACTGCATTAACCGGAGACGGACCTCGTTGTCCATCTCTTtcacaaactgaaaaataaagtttatattaACTAAAAAGGCAACACGGCACAATATCATACGATGAATCGGATGATCCCGAATTTTTTGTTTCcttaaatcattattttcataTTAAGTGTAACAAGAAATAAGCCCACACCTGCCAGAACCAAATGATCTGCTTGCTGTTTCTTGTGTAATGGCGGTACACTGTGTTCCTTTGCCAGTCCTGGAGGTCAACTTCCTGCATGCCACACAGCATAACCTTGAAATCACAAAGAGACTCTTTGTTATAAATTATGAAGCACCAGAGGTTTATTACCTTGATGTAGATCTCAGGAGCCGATTGCCAACTCTTCTTTCATTAGGGTGTTTCAAAACCACTCATATTTTAGCTATATTAGGAAAATACACTGTGCCACCAAAACCTATTCAGTTAcccttaaaatgaataaacacttTTATATATGACATTCACTTGtgtgaaataaatgtttaattgccATCTAAATTGTAAGCCATGTGTACATCGCATTAAGGTACAagttatcaaacaaaacaaccaatCAAATGAATTGGCAAGTGTCTTCATCAGCAAACAAACTTCACAATGTGTATGTGCTGATTAATTAATAAGATTTAATATCAAATTATTCAccaatataattagggcttctgtttttcttaatgtcatttttcagtgcttatttattgctatttttgagttttatgtaaatatgaaattatcgttttcagttactttccaaaatgcttggccatttttttctattaaaatacgtacagtagtaacttgacagtacttgcacacttaaattgagctgctttcctttgctgtcttccgcAATGAAATTCCTATGGTCActggcacattcttctggggtttttgtgtgtagacatttttttacatttcaccataatttgcaattctgttttaaaatcctctgtatcttaactgtaatacagctttaaatcctatACACAAGCCTCTATTCCtaattgtaaattgtaatcttgttttaaatcttgcaagcagagtctccaatagaaatgtaggagtgTGCTGTCACTCGGTAGTTgggtgggtttaaaatattcagaaagaatcaatgatagatacactgaaaaggtatttacttttttaaaaggtaaaggggtggtcaacgtgaattgagtaaccatgaACACTACTTTTCTGGTgctttctggtgtttattggttatacgctgatttcattttttgtaatcaggggtgttttatcggttaaaaatgaaaatcacaaGCCCTAAATATAATCCATGTAATGCAAATGATGAAGCAGGAGTGACACATCTGCCAGGAACATAGAATAAGAGTGTTAATAAGGGGTTGTGGACAATCAATTTGATCTGATTAACATATAATTGGTTAAACATGACAAATCAATAACCCTAGTACAGTTTGCTGTTCAGTGCAATTTCCCCATTACAAATGGACAGTGCACATTGTACCCAACATGACAGTTAACTGAGGAGGGGGTTATAATTTACCTCCAGCTCCTTTTCATCAAAGTACTGGAGCCACTGAAGAGGAACGACTTCATTAAAGCCATCAAGAAAAGCTTTGGTTTGTTCTCCCACTCCCCGAGAAAACCTCCATTCTGCCATTAGGCTGAAACAAATAATACAAGACTTTAATTTCAACTTGTAACACCACATTTCACCAGAAATGATCCTAACAATCTGGAACAGAAGTGTCCATCACATGTATTGCATGGATTTGATAGGACAGCCTTGGAAACACTACAGATAAATCACGGTATTTCCAATGTCATATTTCTGATATGTTTAGtttggatattaaaaaaaaaaaaaagtttcttaccCTATATATTCTTCCTTGTTTTCTTCAGTTACTAACAGGTTAGTACCATCCAGCTTCAAATCATGTGAGGTAACTTTTCCTAGAATTTCCATATCGACTGAAAAGTACATTTCCAAACCACACTCTTCAATGTTGTTATCCCTagaaataacaattttttttttttttttaaccaatttatTTGTAGTAGAAAAAGGCAGCTGGcctaggattttattttttaaaacaaaacaaaaaaaaaaaacagtgcaaaccTTATCCAGATTAGGGAGTTGTAGAATTCTGGATCGATAGACTCCAAATCTTTGATTGTAAGCTTCTTGTTTAGCATGCGCTTATAGAATGGTAGTGAAAACCCAGTGTCTATAAACTTGCCATGAAAGAGAGCCTGATCAAGAAAGAAAGGACAAGTTAGGGCAAGTTTGGAAACACTTAAACAGCACCTTATGGGTAGTAGACAAAGGGTGACCGATTTTGCTAATTCAAATTCTTTAGCACAAATTAAAATTTACTAACCAAGCTTAAATGGAATTAGACAAGTTGTTTTTAAAGATACAAACTGGCATATGCACAGCAGCCTGCACTTTGGTACTAAAAAACAGTGACTGAACAGAATGCAGCTGATGCCACCAGGCCGGAACGTCCCATATTTGTCAGTTAAATGTTATACATTAAGATTAACATGTCACCTAACATTGCTTAATGTACTGACGGGCCATGAAAAGACAATATATAGAACTGTACAGGGTCAACAAAATAAAGAACTGAGAGAAATAACTGGGGGAAAAGCAAGATACTTGCCATAGCAATGAAGCGCCCAATGAAACAGAAATAGGAGAGATGATCTGGGTTGATGGTGGAGGCTGGATTGATCTGCAGACAGTAGTTGCTTTTGCCAGCGTACTCAAATAGACAGTACATGGGGTTTAACACTTCGTGGGAAAGCAGAAAGAACCATTCTCTAAAAGAAAGATAGAGTCATGAATTATATTACTTGGGGAAGGAGGAAGATTAACTGCACTTGGAATAATTACAGCATTTAAACACTGCCCTCTACAACGTACACTCCCTTTGTTTTAGATAACGAGACATCCCCTTAATGCTTAATGTTAGAGACTGCTGGTTTATATAATAATCACGTGCATTTCACAAGTTATAGAAGCTTGCACCGTTCACAGTATCTCTGTCTGCTGTGTAGTTCAAAGCAGACAGACTCAAAGATTAATGGTCATTAGTTACCACATTAGTGGGATATTTATTCAGTTTCACAGCTAACTGGCACCCAAGCCACTTCCAGTAAaatgtaaaagtgcaaaaatgaCCTTTGACGAGGGAAGAAGATACCAAAGCAGATAAACCAGCAACAGGTGCTTATCTGAACTCTGAATTACAAGACGAGACCAAAAACTAGAAATTCACagatgggtgttttttttttttttttgtatttacgtTTTGCATACCACGCCTCTACCAGCATTCCTGCTTAATGATAATGAGTGATAATGCCCCTACTCCCACTGCACACCCAGTTGTTATCATGAAAATAATGTTAATCTTGCCATGGCTGGACCAAAAGCCCTGACCTGAATCCAGGTTTGGCCAGACTTTTACAGACGCTTCTTGTTGGAGGGTTATCTAAACCCCAACCACAGACACGTTTGGAATCACTGTAATATAAGATGGACCACTgggtttttgtaatatttttctattttatatgtaaaggcaagttactgataaggacacATTTTTTATCTGGGTATGGAAGTTGTCAGTGTCTggtactcttctgttgtaatctTATCAGCAGGGTATGTGTGTCAAATATAAGTATATTTACTAGAAGGACCAAGGGGATACACAGctgtaatgggaaaaaaaaagttacaaaatgtaTTGAGGGTACTGAAACAATATTAAGCTACACAGCTACACAGttacaaaagaaagaattgtTAAAGAATGATGTAACCACAGGCTGAGTATAAAAAGGCTTGTACAGAGTTTATTTGTTGGACCAAAGGAATGAGAATTGCACACTCCTCCATCCCCAAAATTAGTCATTATGTGcataaagtgttgttttttttttcatattgcatgctgattttgatgtttaatattaaaagtaTTAGTAATGAACCAACTAACTGTTGTATTGAGAGAATCCACAAAATAAGGGgctcacaccagtgagccagcAACACCACTGAGGGGCAACGAATTGTTTAAAGGAATGTAGTCAGTATAAAAATCAGCAAGAtttcagttaaacaaaacacaaagcaatccTCTTACCTTGCTAGCCCACCATAGTCTAACCCTTCCTCTCCTCGGAATATTACATACAATCTTCTCCGCAGGTCATATGGTTTTAAAGCCATGATCTGAGaagtaaaaaatcaatttttataaaaatgcatacagTTCCAACACAGTAAATTGTTCATTATTTAACACAGCATTACAAACGTTAAAGTTAAAtaattactgtttaaaacaaaataattaacaaaagtaataaaaagtATCAATCAGTCACATTTGAACGGCACATGCACTGAACACATATCAAATAACTTTAcactttattgtattattgttgaaTTGCCCTTACTTGCTGGAAAGAATCCTCAAACAATGTCTGTCGGGATACAGTGATCTTGACATGGCTGGGAAGTGCATTtgactgaaaacaaataaatattaaaaaaacatgtatgtgttGCTGAAACAGGAATACCAGAAAGTCTACCGAGAGACCAAATGTACATAATGATTAAGAGTTACCTGGCATAGATACCGGAAATGAGCTAGTTTCCATCTAAAGCTACGCTCATATGCAATCTGTGGGCCTTTtgtactacaaaaaataaatacaaacaaaacgaaAGCATGAACAGTCCACAAATAAATTTACTGGAAACCTTTTGATATTGAGCAATACTAACGTGTCTTTGGTTTACACTTACACTGTTGACTTGCCAGTGCGCGGATCACTGAAAGTCGTGGTTCTTGTGTTGTGATCCACAAAGTATCTGACACCCTCTCTTGTGTATCTGATTTCCCAGCCTTCAGGAAGCGGATCTTCATTTTGTAAGCTGCAAAATGTTACAATTTTTAAGTAACTCACAAGCATAGTACTCCCATACCTAAAAATGTCAGATGACGTCTAATTAAAGAGAGAAAGCCAGTGAATGCCCGTTTGGAAGTGTTAGGAGGCTGATCAAGTTGAGGATGTATTTCTCTTGCAATTTGTGCTGTGTGGGACCCGCGAGTAAAGCAGCCTTAAAGCAGACCTATCCACGTTCGTCCACTTGTACTTCTCTGATGCCTGCAgacaaacatgaagcacagagcTGCTCTATAGTGTTGGACCTTCACAGCTGGTATCACAGATGTCCTCCAAGGTATTGCAGGAGTACATAGAGCACAGGAGACAGAAAGCAATTCATTTACTCAAAACAAAGATATTGTCCACCTGAATCCTGGTGTCTTATCGCatgaatcaataaatcaataaccACCTACCCTTGTGTACGTGGATCCTCCCACTGTGTGGTTTTTGTGCTGTGGTTCACAAAGTATACCCGGTCGTTAGAATCTACCCGTCTTTCTAAAAAAGAGAGTTACCGCTTTAGCACAGAAATCGTATGCAAGTGAACTCTGATCAATACAGAAGAGATTCTGTTGAATGAACCACATACCCCATCCAGGTGGCAAAGGTCCAAGTGGGTCATTTTCTGCTGACATCATTGAAGCCTGTTCAGAAGAGAAGAAGGATATAATATTACAGAAAAATCATGGAAGtgatattttgtgtgtgtgcaagaTTGTCTTTCTACCATAGTGGTACGACACTTCTGTGCCAATGCTAGTGCTTCTGTGGTAGTCCTTCCAGCAGAACAACCccaaggaaataaaaatatttattttaaaaactccaaCACATTATAAACCATTTCTAGTCTATAATCTGATGTTATTGGCAGCAAACTTTGTCTGTTACTTCTGCCAGTAGACCAGCTCAAAGCAAGCCTGGTAAGATGAAGACAAACCAAGAAACCAGGAAACACATGCTTTCTCCTAATATTACAGACAACTACTGAATACACATTCCAAGGATTCATTATTTAAGGTATACAAAGTGCcttttcaatatactgtaaaggAAATCATTTTGGGAAATACCAATTATTAACCTTAGTCGTGccctaaaaacatattttaatagtgcATACCTTCTCAACTGTCTTAAGATGCCAGTGATAACTACAACTCAGGAACTCAAATCGAAAACAACGGAAACGGAGCAAATTGTGCAAGATACTCAATTAGCTTTTAAAGGCAATGAACTGAACTACAGTAAGCAGAACAAGAAATGAAGTTTGAATAACATGCATCTAACCAGATTCGTCACCACACTCACAACTCAGTTTGACTTACCGAATAGAGGTATCGCTGATTAAACTGCTGCATAGCTCCCTGTAGCTGACTGCGCTGCGACTGCCATTGTTCAAAATTCCTCACAGATTCCATCGTGGGTCGTTGCCAAGTGGTCGTTCTGGTGTTGTGATCCACATAGTAAATCCTGCCTCGATCATCAACACGTCTTTCCCAGCtggagaagagaaaaaaatacataaataaaaaagttcaGAATGTCTAATAACAAGTTTTGTAGCTAGATGTAGTTACCAGAGAGTCGTAAGGGCCAATTTCATTTCCCCTCCATCCACCCTCTACAGAATCTTTAACAAATAATCCTGACATAGGATGACACCCATATGTCACAAATTACATTGATGCTTTAAATATACTACACGTTTGTCAGTTACATACACATGGCCTAAAAGGGCAAATGTGACAATGACCCAACTTACGATGCTCAATGACTTGTGCTAAAGAAAGTTCCTATGTTTCATCACAAATTGGACAAGCGGCTCTCTAGTTATACAGAAAGCACACGTATGCACCTCTACTATATTGTCCATCCCAGTGGGATAAAAAAAGAATTCGAATAGCACCTCTTTGTATTGGACAGTATTCTGCAGATTGAAGCTGCCGTGCACTTACCCAGGTGGTAATGGCTGCGGTCTCTCCCACGTTGTCGTCCTGGTGTTGTGATCGACATAATAGGTCCTACCATGCAGATCTTTCCTCTGCTCCCacctttcaaattaaatatttcaaatcagTTAGACAGGTGTCATATAAGAATAACAACAGAAAGCTGATTCAGCAGAAAGAGCCCAAAATTACAACACAATAAGAATGTTCAGAAATCATCTACAAATCAAACAGAATCTTGTAACACATGAAAGTCTAAATCAGATAAACTGTTCCCAAGGTACAGTATTCAATTGCCCAGCTAATCCGGTGCCAGTACAACCCACAATCACAAAGATCATATGGTCTTGTAATATAGCCTTAAAGTCAGTGGCCTGAATTTAGGCCAATCAAAGTCATCATTTGAATACAAAATCAACTTCTAATTACAACTATAATTCTCACAGTTAATCTCAGGTGAAACTGTCATGTTAATATCTTAGGAGCATTTACACTCTAGtattttcttataaatattttgcatatttattcagttcatttttatttattcatttttttaacgaGGAGGACCATTACCGATTTAGGGATAACaagctatttaaataaacaagtgtcattataaatcatacatattgctttgttttccattaattaacaaaacatgGCCCACTATTCCAAGAGTTTTTACTGGCACAACGATTACAATATCTGTTACATTTCCCGTAAAGTTCCCCATTGATCATAAAATCTGTGCTGGGTTGCATATGGCTTCGTTACAGAAAAATCAGAAAGATTTGAATTGAGAACAGAAGCCTTTTCAAAAGTTATTGcctttattcatatttataaacatgtttgTAACATTCACTCCTCAATAAATAAAACTACTACACAAATAATCATATTGGTTTCAATATGATATTTCTAGCATTAGATTTTCTTGCATGATGATATTGTATTCAACAATtgcaattatataatatatatatatatatatatatatatatatatatatatatatatatatatatatattatgcatatatggtataaaaacatgttcattGGTGTAGCTATTTATGTTACTTTTCAgggtaattgtaattataattgcaattactgcagtATAATTGTAACTAATTGTAATTGAATAAAATAGCACTGTAGctgcaatttcagcaaacaattgtGCTGTAATTGTAACTACAACTGAAGCTGGGTCTGTTTTCTGTTGCTCAGAACTGCTTTAATTGTTGAACAGACTAACCCTAGCTCTGTATGACTCCTCTATAATTTCTCACGCAATTTCTTTTTCTACACAGGTTTTGTATTTTGCCACCTCCAAAGCTGTActgtgttaatattttatattgataaGCCAAGGTAAAAAGAAAATCACGCTAAAAAGAAATC
This Polyodon spathula isolate WHYD16114869_AA chromosome 3, ASM1765450v1, whole genome shotgun sequence DNA region includes the following protein-coding sequences:
- the LOC121312708 gene encoding NEDD4-like E3 ubiquitin-protein ligase WWP1 isoform X3, whose product is MATASPRCESSNNHNGGSQLYATVSCAKFKRKKNWFGTVIYVEVAADGEAKKTAKSSSCSHPKWEERLAVNVTPQTKLEFKVWSHHTLKADALLGKATLDISQALESHNRKLENVKEVLKLTLENKNGLVQTGELTVVLDGLTVDQESLPNGTAPTNIQQNGDAFHENRDESSTGARTSGASNGIECQAASESSGLSESSAAVVNGDGTPSPSHVAARPDAALSPKPPNNHSADDPTSDPQLKDHLEEPLTLKEIAQAATALHRVNREPSSPAFTTEAVEFTSGASAESSETCTPSLSTSAAATSASTVPAASVSEGSPAAASSTASPSSTTTTSGAASSTDSTVITAVDGAKPRQQQQQPNNSSAEPLPSGWEQRKDLHGRTYYVDHNTRTTTWERPQPLPPGWERRVDDRGRIYYVDHNTRTTTWQRPTMESVRNFEQWQSQRSQLQGAMQQFNQRYLYSASMMSAENDPLGPLPPGWERRVDSNDRVYFVNHSTKTTQWEDPRTQGLQNEDPLPEGWEIRYTREGVRYFVDHNTRTTTFSDPRTGKSTVTKGPQIAYERSFRWKLAHFRYLCQSNALPSHVKITVSRQTLFEDSFQQIMALKPYDLRRRLYVIFRGEEGLDYGGLAREWFFLLSHEVLNPMYCLFEYAGKSNYCLQINPASTINPDHLSYFCFIGRFIAMALFHGKFIDTGFSLPFYKRMLNKKLTIKDLESIDPEFYNSLIWIRDNNIEECGLEMYFSVDMEILGKVTSHDLKLDGTNLLVTEENKEEYIGLMAEWRFSRGVGEQTKAFLDGFNEVVPLQWLQYFDEKELEVMLCGMQEVDLQDWQRNTVYRHYTRNSKQIIWFWQFVKEMDNEVRLRLMQFVTGTCRLPLGGFAELMGSNGPQKFCIEKVGKETWLPRSHTCFNRLDLPPYKSYEQLKEKLLFAIEETEGFGQE
- the LOC121312708 gene encoding NEDD4-like E3 ubiquitin-protein ligase WWP1 isoform X2, with the translated sequence MATASPRCESSNNHNGGSQLYATVSCAKFKRKKNWFGTVIYVEVAADGEAKKTAKSSSCSHPKWEERLAVNVTPQTKLEFKVWSHHTLKADALLGKATLDISQALESHNRKLENVKEVLKLTLENKNGLVQTGELTVVLDGLTVDQESLPNGTAPTNKVQQNGDAFHENRDESSTGARTSGASNGIECQAASESSGLSESSAAVVNGDGTPSPSHVAARPDAALSPKPPNNHSADDPTSDPQLKDHLEEPLTLKEIAQAATALHRVNREPSSPAFTTEAVEFTSGASAESSETCTPSLSTSAAATSASTVPAASVSEGSPAAASSTASPSSTTTTSGAASSTDSTVITAVDGAKPRQQQQQPNNSSAEPLPSGWEQRKDLHGRTYYVDHNTRTTTWERPQPLPPGWERRVDDRGRIYYVDHNTRTTTWQRPTMESVRNFEQWQSQRSQLQGAMQQFNQRYLYSASMMSAENDPLGPLPPGWERRVDSNDRVYFVNHSTKTTQWEDPRTQGLQNEDPLPEGWEIRYTREGVRYFVDHNTRTTTFSDPRTGKSTVTKGPQIAYERSFRWKLAHFRYLCQSNALPSHVKITVSRQTLFEDSFQQIMALKPYDLRRRLYVIFRGEEGLDYGGLAREWFFLLSHEVLNPMYCLFEYAGKSNYCLQINPASTINPDHLSYFCFIGRFIAMALFHGKFIDTGFSLPFYKRMLNKKLTIKDLESIDPEFYNSLIWIRDNNIEECGLEMYFSVDMEILGKVTSHDLKLDGTNLLVTEENKEEYIGLMAEWRFSRGVGEQTKAFLDGFNEVVPLQWLQYFDEKELEVMLCGMQEVDLQDWQRNTVYRHYTRNSKQIIWFWQFVKEMDNEVRLRLMQFVTGTCRLPLGGFAELMGSNGPQKFCIEKVGKETWLPRSHTCFNRLDLPPYKSYEQLKEKLLFAIEETEGFGQE